In Oryza brachyantha chromosome 2, ObraRS2, whole genome shotgun sequence, a single window of DNA contains:
- the LOC102709145 gene encoding pyrophosphate-energized membrane proton pump 3 produces the protein MMEADMENGRLYPERPRTFSTVRSKSSLPPIFRVLMRINPRAFIVLLLLVFSGVLYVGASTSPIVLFVFCVCTLSLFFSLYLTKWVLAKDEGPPEMSEISDAIRDGAEGFFRTQYGTISKMACILALVILGIYLFRTTTPQQEASGVGRTTSAYITVASFLLGALCSGIAGFVGMWVSVRANVRVSSAARRSAREALQIAVRAGGFSAIVVVGMAVFGVAILYATFYVWLEVDSPGSMKVTDLPLLLVGYGFGASFVALFAQLGGGIYTKAADVGADLVGKVEQGIPEDDPRNPAVIADLVGDNVGDCAARGADLFESIAAEIISAMILGGTMAQRCKIEDPSGFILFPLVVHSFDLVISSVGILSIRGTRDSGLISPIEDPMAIMQKGYSITILLAVLTFGVSTRWLLYTEQAPSAWLNFALCGLVGIITAYAFVWISKYYTDYKHEPVRLLALSSSTGHGTNIIAGVSLGLESTALPVLVISVAIISAFWLGHTSGLVDESGNPTGGLFGTAVATMGMLSTAAYVLTMDMFGPIADNAGGIVEMSQQPESVREITDILDAVGNTTKATTKGFAIGSAALASFLLFSAYMDEVAAFAQLPFKEVDIAIPEVFVGGLLGAMLIFLFSAWACSAVGKTAQEVVNEVRRQFIERPGIMDYNEKPDYGRCVAIVASASLREMIRPGALAIISPMAVGIIFRMLGHATGQPLLGAKVVAAMLMFATVAGILMALFLNTAGGAWDNAKKYIETGALGGKGSESHKAAVTGDTVGDPFKDTAGPSIHVLIKMLATITLVMAPIFL, from the exons ATGATGGAGGCGGACATGGAGAACGGGAGGTTGTATCCGGAGAGGCCCAGGACTTTCTCTACCGTCCGGAGTAAATCGTCCTTGCCACCG ATCTTCCGTGTGTTGATGAGGATAAATCCCCGTGCTTTCATTGTTCTCCTTCTCTTGGTCTTCAGTGGTGTGCTCTACGTAGGAGCCAGTACATCACCAATTGTGCTCTTTGTGTTCTGCGTATGTACTCTAAGTTTATTCTTCTCTCTCTACCTCACAAAGTGGGTTCTTGCCAAAGATGAAGGGCCTCCAGAAATGTCCGag ATATCAGATGCCATAAGAGATGGTGCTGAAGGATTTTTTAGGACACAATATGGTACTATTTCTAAAATGGCATGTATCCTGGCACTTGTCATTCTTGGCATCTATCTCTTTCGAACCACTACCCCACAGCAGGAGGCATCTGGTGTTGGAAG GACAACATCGGCATATATTACGGTTGCCTCATTTCTCCTTGGAGCTTTATGTTCTGGAATAGCTGGTTTTGTTGGGATGTGGGTCTCCGTACGTGCTAATGTTAGAGTTTCAAGTGCTGCCCGGCGGTCTGCGAGAGAAGCACTGCag ATTGCTGTCCGTGCTGGTGGTTTCTCAGCCATTGTGGTTGTTGGCATGGCTGTATTTGGTGTGGCAATACTGTATGCAACATTCTATGTTTGGCTTGAAGTAGATTCGCCAGGTTCAATGAAAGTTACGGATT TGCCTCTTCTCCTTGTGGGATATGGTTTTGGTGCATCTTTTGTTGCCCTTTTTGCTCAATTGGGTGGTGGAATATACACCAAAGCTGCTGATGTTGGGGCTGATCTTGTCGGAAAGGTTGAGCAAGGAATACCAGAAGATGATCCTCGTAATCCTGCTGTCATTGCTGACTTG GTTGGTGACAATGTTGGAGATTGTGCCGCACGAGGAGCTGACCTTTTTGAGAGCATAGCAGCTGAAATTATCAGTGCAATGATACTCGGGGGAACAATGGCCCAGCGCTGCAAAATTGAAG ATCCCTCGGGCTTTATATTGTTTCCTCTTGTTGTCCATTCATTTGATCTGGTGATATCATCAGTTGGAATACTCTCAATTCGGGGAACACGTGACTCTGGATTAATATCCCCTATTGAAGATCCGATGGCAATTATGCAGAAAGGATATTCTATCACTATACTGCTTGCTGTGCTTACCTTTGGAGTG TCTACTCGTTGGCTCCTGTACACTGAACAAGCACCTTCTGCATGGCTCAATTTTGCCTTGTGTGGCTTGGTGGGCATCATCACAGCATATGCTTTTGTTTGGATTTCCAAGTATTACACAGATTACAAGCATGAGCCTGTCCGCCTTTTGGCTCTTTCAAGTTCCACAGGGCATGGAACTAATATTATTGCTGGAGTAAGCTTGGGATTGGAATCAACAGCGTTACCAGTTCTGGTGATAAGTGTAGCCATCATATCAGCATTTTGGCTGGGGCATACATCTGGATTAGTAGATGAGTCTGGGAACCCAACTGGTGGTCTTTTTGGGACAGCTGTAGCTACAATGGGGATGCTCAGCACAGCAGCATATGTTCTCACCATGGACATGTTTGGTCCAATAGCTGACAATGCTGGTGGTATTGTGGAGATGAGTCAGCAG CCTGAAAGTGTTAGAGAAATCACAGACATTCTAGATGCTGTGGGCAATACAACAAAAGCTACTACAAAGGGATTTGCTATAGGGTCAGCAGCACTGGCCTCCTTTCTCCTTTTCAGCGCATATATGGATGAAGTAGCTGCATTCGCACAATTGCCATTCAAAGAG GTTGACATAGCAATCCCAGAGGTTTTTGTTGGTGGCTTACTTGGCGCGATGCTTATATTCCTGTTTAGTGCATGGGCTTGTTCTGCTGTTGGCAAAACTGCACAGGAAGTTGTTAACGAGGTCAGGAGACAGTTTATTGAGAGGCCTGGCATTATG gATTACAATGAGAAGCCCGATTATGGTCGATGTGTTGCAATTGTGGCATCTGCTTCCTTGAGAGAGATGATAAGGCCAGGGGCTTTAGCCATTATATCACCCATGGCCGTTG GTATTATCTTCCGTATGTTGGGCCACGCTACTGGCCAGCCTCTTCTTGGAGCCAAAGTGGTAGCCGCTATGCTTATGTTTGCCACTGTTGCCGGTATTCTCATGGCACTCTTCTTGAACACTGCCGGTGGTGCCTGGGATAATGCTAAGAAGTACATTGAGACTGGCGCTCTTGGTGGCAAAGGCAGCGAGTCTCACAAGGCTGCAGTTACTGGTGATAC GGTTGGAGATCCATTTAAAGACACGGCGGGGCCTTCGATTCATGTTCTTATCAAGATGCTCGCTACAATCACATTAGTCATGGCTCCAATATTCTTGTGA
- the LOC102709432 gene encoding threonine--tRNA ligase, chloroplastic/mitochondrial 2 produces the protein MAAAVSAPLLRFHHHRRLLPRSSFPPRRCPAGSPRGLHRHPLGPVHPSCRLPRSTASPSAAAAAEAEATEEEAAAQDGSEREERVVLPTNDSSDLLLRIRHTCAHVMAMAVQRLFPNSKATIGPWIDNGFYYDFDMEPLTDKDLKKIKKEMDRIIRKNLPLVREEVSREEAQKRIQALNEPYKLEILEGIKEEPITIYHIGEEWWDLCAGPHVESTGKINRRAVELESVAGAYWRGDENNQMLQRIYGTAWETEDQLKAYIHFKEEAKRRDHRRLGQDLDLFSIQEDAGGGLVFWHPKGAIIRHVLEDSWKQIHLQHGYDLLYTPHVAKAELWKVSGHIDFYKENMYDQMDVEDELYQLRPMNCPYHILVYKRKLHSYRDFPIRVAELGTVYRYELSGSLHGLFRVRGFTQDDAHIFCLEDQIKDEIRGVLDLTEQILGQFGFRYYEINLSTRPEKSVGGDDIWEKATLALKDALEDKGWVYKVDEGGGAFYGPKIDLKIEDALGRKWQCSTVQVDFNLPERFDITYVDSNTEKKRPIMIHRAILGSLERFFGVLIEHYAGDFPLWLAPTQARILPVTDNELPYCNEVASELRSRGIRAEVCHGERLPKLIRNAEMQKVPLMAVVGPKEVQARSLTIRSRHSGEIGTMPVDEFVSRIQLAVMNKSSSL, from the exons ATGgcggccgccgtctccgctcccctgctccgtttccaccaccaccgccgcctcctcccccgctcCTCCTTCCCCCCGCGCCGCTGTCCGGCCGGCTCCCCGCGCGGGCTCCACCGCCACCCTCTCGGCCCCGTACACCCCTCCTGCAGGCTCCCGCGCTCCACCGCCTcgccatcggcggcggcggcggccgaggccgaggccacggaggaggaggcggccgcccAGGACGGCAGCGAGCGGGAGGAGCGCGTCGTGCTCCCCACCAACGACTCCTCCGACCTCCTGCTCCGCATCCGCCACACC TGTGCGCATGTGATGGCCATGGCCGTCCAGAGGCTGTTCCCCAACTCCAAAGCGACCATCGGGCCCTGGATAGACAACGGCTTCTACTACGACTTCGACATGGAGCCCCTCACGGATAAGGACCTCAAGAAGATCAAGAAAGAGATG GATCGGATCATCCGGAAGAACCTCCCATTGGTGAGGGAGGAGGTGTCCAGGGAAGAGGCTCAAAAGAGGATTCAAGCTCTTAATGAGCCATATAAGTTGGAAATTCTGGAGGGCATCAAGGAAGAACCTATCACAATCTATCACATTG GAGAAGAGTGGTGGGATCTCTGTGCCGGGCCTCATGTCGAGTCTACTGGCAAAATCAATAGAAGAGCTGTTGAGCTTGAGTCTGTTGCTGGTGCTTACTGGAGAGGTGatgaaaataatcaaatgcTACAAAGAATATACGGGACTGCATGGGAAACTGAAGACCAATTGAAGGCTTACATCCACTTCAAGGAAGAGGCCAAGCGCCGAGATCATCGGCGACTAGGTCAGGATCTTGATCTATTCTCTATACAG GAAGATGCTGGTGGTGGTTTAGTATTCTGGCATCCAAAGGGTGCTATTATCAGACACGTTTTAGAAGACTCATGGAAACAGATTCACTTGCAACATGGTTATGATCTATTATACACTCCCCATGTTGCAAAGGCTGAACTCTGGAAGGTTAGCGGGCATATCGATTTCTACAAAGAGAACATGTACGATCAAATGGATGTTGAAGATGAGCTATATCAACTGCGGCCCATGAATTGCCCTTACCACATTTTAGTATACAAGAGAAAGCTACATTCGTACAGGGATTTTCCCATTCGAGTAGCGGAACTTGGAACTGTCTACAGATATGAGTTGTCTGGTAGTTTGCATGGCCTGTTCCGTGTCAGAGGATTTACACAG GATGATGCCCACATATTTTGTCTGGAGGACcagataaaagatgaaattcGAGGTGTTCTTGATCTGACTGAGCAAATACTGGGCCAATTTGGCTTTCGGTATTATGAGATAAACCTTTCAACCAGGCCAGAAAAATCAGTTGGCGGTGATGACATATGGGAAAAAGCAACACTTGCACTAAAAGATGCACTAGAGGATAAAGGTTGGGTATACAAGGTTGATGAAGGTGGAGGCGCTTTCTATGGCCCAAAAATTGATTTGAAGATTGAGGATGCTCTTGGAAGAAAATGGCAATGCTCTACTGTGCAG GTTGATTTCAATTTACCCGAGCGGTTTGACATTACTTATGTTGATTCAAATACCGAGAAGAAACGGCCTATCATGATTCATAGAGCTATTCTTGGGTCTTTGGAACGGTTTTTTGGTGTCCTCATTGAACACTATGCTGGCGATTTTCCACTCTGGCTTGCACCAACCCAAGCTCGTATTCTACCTGTGACAGATAATGAG TTGCCATACTGTAATGAGGTGGCTTCAGAACTGAGATCAAGAGGCATCCGTGCTGAGGTATGCCATGGCGAGCGTCTACCAAAGCTGATACGGAACGCCGAAATGCAGAAGGTCCCGCTGATGGCGGTCGTTGGCCCTAAAGAGGTTCAGGCCAGGTCCCTGACTATCAGGTCCAGGCACAGCGGGGAGATTGGTACGATGCCTGTGGATGAATTCGTTAGCAGAATCCAGCTTGCTGTTATGAACAAATCTTCTTCATTATAA
- the LOC102712059 gene encoding NDR1/HIN1-like protein 1 has protein sequence MRFIGKEKHHKREHHLRRCCGGLAACILALVLVVGFVALVVYLALRPSKPSFYLQDLQLRSIDLGDPSLSATAQVTLAARNPNDHVGVHYRRLDVFVTYRDEPVTVPVSLPPTYQGHRDVTIWSPVLSGQSVPVARYVADAMRQDIAAGYVAMQVKVDGRVKWKVGSWVSGSYHLFVSCPAMLASAGPMPLGGAAAAAAMMNGTAAAGTVASLKFTQPTGCSVEV, from the coding sequence ATGAGGTTCATCGGCAAGGAGAAGCACCACAAGCGGGAGCACCACCTCCGGCGGTGCTGCGGCGGGCTGGCGGCTTGCATCCTGGCGCtggtcctcgtcgtcggcttCGTGGCGCTCGTCGTCTACCTCGCGCTGCGGCCGTCCAAGCCGTCCTTCTACCTGCAGGACCTGCAGCTCCGGTCCATCGACCTCGGCGACCCGTCCCTGTCCGCCACCGCGCAGGTCACCCTCGCCGCCCGAAACCCGAACGACCACGTCGGCGTCCACTACAGGCGCCTCGACGTCTTCGTCACCTACCGCGACGAGCCCGTCACCGTGCCGGTCTCGCTCCCGCCCACGTACCAGGGCCACCGCGACGTCACCATCTGGTCGCCCGTCCTCTCCGGCCAGTCCGTCCCCGTCGCCCGCTACGTCGCCGACGCCATGAGGCAGGACATCGCCGCCGGGTACGTCGCGATGCAGGTCAAGGTCGACGGCCGCGTCAAGTGGAAGGTCGGCAGCTGGGTCTCCGGCAGCTACCACCTCTTCGTCAGCTGCCCCGCCAtgctcgcctccgccggcccCATGCCActcggtggcgccgccgccgccgccgccatgatgaacggcaccgccgccgccggcaccgtcGCGTCGCTCAAGTTCACGCAGCCGACAGGGTGCAGCGTCGAGGTGTGA